In Brevibacillus brevis NBRC 100599, a single genomic region encodes these proteins:
- a CDS encoding Gfo/Idh/MocA family protein, producing the protein MRFGVIGTNWITEEFIQAGQEVEGFSLQAVYSRTIERAKEIADKYHAPFAYSSLEEMVTSKNLDAVYIASPNSCHAEQAIQCMEAGLHVLCEKPLASNAIEVEEMIQAAKRNDVLLMEAVKSTLLPNFFAIQDNLHKLGKVRRFIASNCQYSSRYDAYREGKVLRAFDPAFSNGALMDIGIYCLYPLLILFGRPDVIKAEGIVLDSGVDGEGSMLLKYREMDAIISFSKITTSYQPAEIQGEDATMVIDRINHLKEVDIRYRDGRIEQVARPQTPKTMHYEIREFLHLAKIGARQSATNSHEVSKMAMQVMDEARRQMGIVFPADRKNQ; encoded by the coding sequence ATGCGATTTGGCGTAATCGGAACGAACTGGATCACCGAGGAATTTATCCAGGCTGGTCAAGAAGTAGAAGGATTTTCTCTTCAGGCTGTTTATTCACGTACGATCGAACGCGCCAAGGAAATCGCTGACAAGTACCATGCTCCATTCGCCTATAGCAGCCTAGAAGAAATGGTTACAAGCAAAAATTTGGACGCGGTCTATATTGCGAGCCCCAACTCCTGCCACGCGGAACAAGCGATCCAGTGCATGGAAGCGGGGCTGCACGTATTGTGTGAAAAGCCACTGGCTTCTAATGCGATTGAGGTAGAAGAAATGATCCAGGCAGCGAAAAGAAATGACGTGCTGCTCATGGAGGCTGTCAAATCTACACTGTTGCCGAATTTTTTTGCGATACAAGACAACCTGCACAAGCTGGGAAAAGTACGACGTTTTATTGCTAGCAATTGCCAATATTCTTCCCGCTATGACGCCTACCGCGAAGGGAAGGTTTTACGTGCTTTTGATCCTGCTTTTTCAAACGGAGCCTTGATGGACATCGGTATTTATTGTCTTTATCCGTTACTCATCCTTTTTGGCAGACCAGACGTGATCAAAGCAGAAGGAATCGTGCTTGATTCTGGAGTGGACGGAGAAGGCAGTATGTTGTTGAAGTATCGAGAGATGGATGCCATCATTAGCTTCTCGAAAATTACGACCTCCTATCAGCCAGCAGAAATTCAAGGGGAGGACGCTACGATGGTGATCGATCGAATCAACCATCTCAAAGAAGTGGACATTCGCTACAGGGACGGACGAATCGAGCAAGTAGCAAGGCCGCAGACCCCGAAGACCATGCATTATGAAATAAGAGAATTTCTACACTTGGCGAAGATCGGGGCCAGACAATCTGCAACGAATTCGCATGAAGTTTCCAAAATGGCCATGCAGGTCATGGATGAAGCGAGAAGGCAGATGGGGATTGTTTTTCCAGCGGATCGAAAAAACCAGTAG
- a CDS encoding arsenic resistance protein produces MISREELEKNQVWLYAFVLLIAAGVGLLWPESSESLDSMISLILAILLYGMFAQIPFFRLKEALSNRKFIYALLVTNYIAVPILVWGLTYFLPNDPAIRLGVLLVLLTPCIDYVIVFTQLGRGNEKLVLVSTPILFVTQMLLLPIYLGLFMGKTSAEIVSVGPFFEAFFGLIVAPLVLALLTQWWSRRQPYGERFLDATAWLPVPFMALTLFIVVASQISKLYTSFHFISLVIPVYVAYMAIAPILARIVSRIFRLDTRAGRALIFSAGTRNSLVVLPFALALPEPLNGVVSAVIVTQTIVELIGELVYIRLVPHVLLRETKGNAG; encoded by the coding sequence GTGATTTCAAGAGAAGAATTGGAAAAGAATCAAGTATGGCTCTATGCTTTCGTACTACTTATTGCCGCTGGAGTAGGCTTGTTATGGCCAGAATCCAGTGAGAGCTTAGATAGCATGATTTCATTGATACTTGCCATCTTACTGTATGGGATGTTTGCCCAAATACCGTTTTTTCGTTTGAAAGAGGCACTATCGAATCGAAAGTTCATTTATGCACTACTTGTTACGAATTACATAGCTGTACCTATCCTTGTTTGGGGGTTGACTTATTTTCTTCCAAACGATCCAGCAATACGATTAGGTGTACTTCTTGTTTTGCTTACTCCCTGCATTGATTATGTTATCGTCTTTACACAACTTGGGAGAGGGAACGAAAAGCTTGTTTTGGTTTCAACCCCTATACTCTTTGTCACCCAAATGCTTTTATTACCTATTTATTTAGGGCTTTTTATGGGCAAGACATCGGCAGAAATTGTGAGTGTCGGACCGTTTTTCGAAGCATTTTTTGGTCTTATTGTCGCTCCACTGGTACTTGCTCTCCTTACTCAATGGTGGTCTAGACGCCAACCATACGGAGAACGTTTTCTTGATGCTACAGCATGGCTTCCTGTGCCTTTTATGGCACTAACCCTTTTTATTGTTGTTGCCTCTCAAATCTCTAAACTATATACCTCTTTTCATTTTATTAGCCTAGTGATTCCCGTTTATGTAGCCTATATGGCCATAGCACCGATTCTTGCACGTATCGTTTCTCGAATATTCCGTTTAGATACTAGAGCAGGGCGGGCTCTTATCTTTAGTGCAGGAACCCGAAACTCTCTTGTCGTTCTTCCTTTTGCACTGGCGCTACCTGAACCTCTAAACGGGGTAGTGTCTGCTGTCATCGTAACGCAAACCATTGTAGAGCTGATTGGGGAACTAGTATATATTCGTCTTGTTCCACATGTACTTTTACGAGAGACGAAGGGAAATGCTGGTTAA
- a CDS encoding CcdC family protein — protein sequence MQILSSPVLGILLPLVMAIAVIFLRMRRQKKPASAKSIILPPFFMATGFAMFLFPEAQLPPKFDIAAFVVGVIFSIPLIMTSRFEIIGQDVYLKRSRAFFFILSGLLVIRLIIKLLINDSFTPIQTGGLFFLLAFGMLVPWRIAMLVMYRNLTKKTFGT from the coding sequence ATGCAGATCCTTTCCTCTCCCGTTTTGGGAATCCTGCTGCCTCTCGTGATGGCTATTGCAGTGATCTTTTTGAGAATGCGTCGGCAAAAAAAGCCAGCTTCTGCAAAAAGCATTATTTTGCCACCATTCTTTATGGCGACAGGGTTTGCGATGTTCTTGTTCCCGGAGGCGCAATTACCGCCCAAGTTTGATATTGCAGCCTTTGTGGTTGGGGTAATCTTTTCGATTCCGTTGATTATGACGTCACGTTTCGAAATCATTGGGCAAGATGTGTATTTGAAACGGTCCCGTGCGTTTTTCTTCATTTTGTCCGGTCTGTTGGTCATCCGGCTGATTATTAAACTGTTGATCAATGATAGCTTTACACCGATTCAAACAGGTGGACTGTTCTTCTTGCTCGCATTTGGTATGCTCGTGCCTTGGCGTATCGCGATGCTGGTGATGTACCGGAATTTAACTAAAAAAACGTTTGGTACCTAG
- a CDS encoding MFS transporter — protein MLWRNRTFLLLMSGEIVAGAGMWISIIANLSFMQKLVPSDTVKGLILMCGLVVSILLAPKAGVVIDMYDKGKIMLFASLIRTLSPVFMFPALANDSLLWMIVSLIVMQCSAAFYFPTVQASLPAILSQDELLKANSAYLNISTLSRIGGTAIGGILVASMDLSMLYVFSIIAYAVLAVVTLFLRIPPVTSRKIQEKVEFREVLTISRQDPALFVGLINNGLITLFLGGVNLMILNFSELQQEPQLMGWIYAAEGISILIGGLLAKRWIGHRNLVAASTIMLFFFALSQFGMSFADNKFMVLASFSVFGFVVAFFFPVTATIFQKRLPPHQQGRFFSFKSMLDRGFFLLALAITGVGLDLLGISGYLLFIGSLTLLFGLLTFIYSKKHKLDVRSHDEAAA, from the coding sequence GGAGAGATCGTCGCGGGAGCGGGCATGTGGATTTCGATTATTGCCAATCTTTCGTTCATGCAGAAACTTGTTCCTTCTGATACGGTGAAGGGCTTGATTCTGATGTGTGGATTGGTGGTCAGCATTCTCCTCGCCCCAAAAGCGGGTGTGGTGATTGACATGTACGACAAAGGCAAGATCATGCTGTTTGCCAGCCTGATCCGGACACTTAGCCCAGTCTTCATGTTCCCAGCTCTTGCAAATGATTCTCTTCTGTGGATGATCGTATCTTTGATCGTGATGCAATGCTCTGCTGCTTTTTATTTTCCGACCGTGCAGGCTTCCTTGCCAGCCATCCTTTCTCAGGACGAGTTACTCAAGGCGAACAGCGCATATTTGAATATCTCTACGCTCTCGCGCATTGGCGGAACAGCAATCGGCGGTATACTCGTTGCGTCCATGGACCTGTCCATGCTGTATGTATTCTCTATCATCGCGTATGCAGTACTCGCTGTGGTCACGCTCTTTCTCCGCATTCCTCCAGTCACTTCTCGGAAAATTCAGGAAAAAGTGGAGTTTCGCGAAGTACTGACGATCTCGCGACAAGACCCGGCTTTGTTTGTCGGACTGATTAATAATGGGTTGATCACCTTGTTCCTTGGTGGTGTGAACCTGATGATCTTGAACTTTAGTGAGCTGCAACAGGAACCTCAGCTCATGGGATGGATCTATGCGGCAGAAGGAATCAGCATTTTGATTGGGGGACTCTTGGCAAAACGTTGGATAGGTCACAGAAATCTCGTGGCAGCTTCCACCATCATGCTCTTTTTCTTCGCGCTGTCCCAGTTTGGCATGTCATTCGCCGATAACAAATTCATGGTCCTTGCTTCCTTCTCCGTGTTCGGCTTTGTCGTTGCTTTCTTCTTCCCGGTCACCGCAACGATTTTCCAGAAGCGCCTGCCACCACACCAGCAAGGGCGATTCTTTTCTTTCAAGAGCATGCTAGATCGTGGATTTTTCTTGTTGGCTCTTGCGATTACAGGAGTTGGGCTGGACCTTCTCGGCATTAGCGGCTACCTCCTTTTCATAGGCTCGCTAACACTGCTCTTTGGCTTGTTAACTTTTATTTACAGTAAAAAGCATAAGCTGGATGTTCGCTCTCATGATGAAGCTGCTGCCTAA
- a CDS encoding homoserine dehydrogenase, which translates to MSAEVVRVGLLGLGTVGGGVIKTIRSQQEKLASRLGKRIEIVKALVRDSEKERAVHVDPALLTTDFEDVLRSDVDIVVEVMGGVEPTYDYVRALIEKGCHVVTANKELLAKKGTELVDLANQHQVHLAYEASVAGGIPILSVLRQFLRTNDIQGVRGILNGTTNFILTKMEAEQLSYQEVLKQAQELGYAEADPRSDVEGFDAMYKLYILAQLVYGESLPLADVVRKGIADLSAGHIRIASDLGYRIKLIAQAYQAEKGIRLSVEPTMLPLSHPLAQIHDAFNAVQLSGNIVGDLLFTGRGAGELPTASAVVEDLAYLLTQPFTPHPTWKEKTADKAGGTLDSTEHVLCYLEGSCHTATPDRVLYFLQQAGVNVHKLKVQFDLGGVLRAGLIVTGISEQQVSLLKNDFGLEVRCFPILESA; encoded by the coding sequence ATGAGTGCAGAAGTGGTACGCGTGGGATTATTGGGATTGGGGACAGTGGGTGGGGGCGTAATCAAAACGATCCGTTCACAACAGGAGAAGCTGGCTTCTCGTCTGGGAAAACGAATTGAGATCGTCAAGGCATTGGTGCGTGACTCGGAAAAAGAGCGGGCGGTTCATGTCGACCCGGCTTTACTGACGACAGATTTTGAGGATGTATTGAGAAGCGATGTGGATATCGTGGTGGAGGTCATGGGCGGTGTAGAACCTACCTATGACTACGTACGTGCTTTGATCGAAAAGGGCTGCCATGTGGTAACCGCCAACAAAGAGCTCCTGGCGAAAAAAGGAACAGAGCTAGTCGATTTGGCAAATCAGCATCAAGTGCATCTTGCCTATGAAGCGAGTGTGGCTGGGGGTATCCCGATCTTGAGTGTGCTCCGGCAGTTCCTACGTACGAACGATATCCAAGGCGTTCGTGGTATTCTCAACGGAACAACGAACTTCATTTTGACGAAAATGGAAGCAGAGCAGCTCTCCTACCAGGAGGTGCTCAAGCAAGCACAGGAGCTGGGCTATGCGGAAGCAGACCCTCGTTCGGATGTAGAAGGCTTTGATGCTATGTATAAATTGTATATCCTGGCACAGCTTGTTTATGGAGAATCGCTGCCTTTAGCGGATGTTGTTCGCAAAGGAATTGCAGATTTGTCAGCAGGCCACATTCGGATTGCAAGCGACTTAGGGTACCGGATCAAGCTGATCGCGCAGGCTTATCAAGCCGAAAAAGGCATTCGCCTATCTGTTGAACCAACCATGCTTCCGCTGAGCCATCCGTTGGCGCAAATCCACGATGCGTTTAATGCTGTCCAGCTATCCGGCAACATCGTGGGAGACTTGTTGTTTACAGGAAGAGGGGCAGGAGAGCTCCCTACAGCAAGTGCAGTCGTGGAAGATTTGGCCTATTTATTGACACAGCCATTCACACCGCATCCTACCTGGAAAGAAAAAACGGCTGACAAAGCTGGAGGCACGTTGGACTCGACAGAACACGTCCTATGTTATCTGGAGGGCTCATGTCATACTGCGACGCCAGATCGGGTCTTGTATTTCCTTCAGCAGGCCGGGGTGAACGTGCATAAACTAAAAGTCCAATTCGATTTGGGAGGCGTCTTGCGCGCAGGGTTGATCGTGACGGGAATCAGTGAACAGCAAGTGTCCTTATTGAAAAATGATTTTGGCTTAGAAGTGCGCTGCTTCCCTATTCTTGAATCTGCGTAA
- a CDS encoding CapA family protein, with translation MNENRSSRIHARRKRSRRKWARVGKSTLLFSLLAIFVVGTYYLFQTAMDGEHANPNTQPAPDDTANQKSSVQLTFVGDIMMSGNVEKTLLANSYDYPYKHVSSLFLQDDITIANLETPITDTGVAAQNKEYVYKSSPLAVPAMKNAGIDVVNLANNHSMDQGVPGLLDTFEALDENRIEYVGAGKDASRAYSPVFLEKNGIKIAILGFSRVIPETSWFAGNSQPGMAASYDPTLAVKAIQDANSQADLVVVIAHWGKERSDYPVDHQKELSRAYIDAGADLIVGGHPHVLQGFERYNDKWIAYSLGNFIFTRANEPKTWETMVLQANCSKSGDCELTMLPFHAELGQAVPMNESNGAALLKRIESISEQVDIQSDGRVQPHAKAVETAP, from the coding sequence ATGAACGAGAACAGATCAAGCCGGATACATGCTCGGCGCAAACGCTCACGCAGAAAATGGGCACGTGTGGGAAAGAGCACGCTCCTCTTTAGCCTGTTGGCCATCTTCGTCGTCGGAACCTACTACTTATTTCAAACTGCCATGGATGGAGAACATGCCAACCCGAACACCCAGCCTGCTCCTGATGATACCGCGAACCAAAAGTCTTCCGTGCAGCTCACCTTTGTCGGTGACATCATGATGTCAGGAAACGTTGAGAAAACCTTACTTGCAAACAGCTATGACTACCCATACAAACATGTAAGCTCGCTCTTTTTGCAAGATGATATCACCATTGCCAATTTGGAGACGCCGATCACCGACACAGGTGTTGCTGCTCAAAACAAGGAGTATGTTTACAAGTCATCGCCACTTGCTGTTCCTGCCATGAAAAACGCTGGGATTGATGTGGTGAATCTGGCCAATAACCACTCCATGGACCAAGGCGTTCCGGGATTGCTGGATACCTTTGAAGCTTTGGACGAAAACCGTATAGAATACGTCGGTGCCGGTAAGGATGCAAGCCGTGCCTATTCACCTGTTTTCCTAGAAAAGAACGGCATCAAGATCGCGATTCTCGGCTTCAGCAGGGTCATTCCCGAAACGAGCTGGTTTGCAGGGAATTCCCAGCCAGGTATGGCCGCTTCCTATGATCCTACACTGGCAGTGAAAGCGATCCAGGATGCGAACAGCCAAGCGGATCTCGTGGTGGTGATTGCACACTGGGGCAAAGAACGCTCCGATTATCCTGTCGATCATCAAAAGGAGCTGTCTCGTGCCTACATCGATGCTGGTGCAGATTTGATTGTCGGCGGTCATCCCCACGTACTGCAAGGCTTTGAACGTTACAACGACAAATGGATTGCGTACAGTCTTGGCAATTTCATTTTCACACGTGCAAACGAACCCAAGACTTGGGAAACGATGGTCCTACAAGCAAACTGCTCCAAAAGTGGTGATTGTGAGCTAACGATGCTTCCATTTCATGCAGAATTAGGACAAGCTGTACCCATGAATGAAAGCAACGGCGCTGCCCTGTTAAAACGCATTGAATCCATTTCTGAGCAAGTCGACATACAAAGTGACGGACGTGTGCAGCCACATGCAAAGGCGGTGGAGACTGCCCCCTGA
- a CDS encoding VOC family protein: protein MRLTFDHLVHFVHRTPQEAAEQFCQAGFHAVAGGRHASWGTWNSLSYFGLSYVEFLAVEHQELARQSENPLIRQCIEDEAKGEGFDQIALRTNEMDAWAERLRSQGLQVTGPVAGSRTRDDGTTLRWRMLFLEDADSTLLPPFLIEWSQTDAERREDLTNRGIINAHPNGAADLKSVGYAVTDLEEATARWQSWFGWEKSEVFHDKELGAICQAFELPGGNVVLCQPTEEGMAQTAWKKRGQRPFFARLAGGGTNSEYKIGGGYYFLAELE from the coding sequence GTGCGATTAACTTTTGATCATTTGGTTCATTTTGTACATCGGACTCCTCAGGAAGCAGCGGAGCAATTTTGCCAAGCGGGTTTTCATGCGGTTGCTGGAGGGCGTCATGCGTCTTGGGGGACATGGAATAGCCTTAGTTATTTCGGGCTTTCCTATGTTGAGTTTTTGGCGGTTGAACATCAGGAGCTTGCTCGACAATCAGAGAATCCACTAATACGTCAATGCATTGAGGATGAGGCAAAGGGAGAAGGATTTGACCAGATTGCCCTTCGGACCAACGAGATGGATGCGTGGGCAGAGCGCTTGCGAAGCCAAGGCTTGCAAGTTACTGGACCTGTTGCGGGAAGTCGTACGCGTGATGATGGCACGACGCTTCGATGGCGGATGTTGTTCCTCGAAGATGCAGATAGTACTCTTCTCCCGCCCTTTCTCATTGAATGGTCGCAAACGGATGCAGAGAGAAGAGAAGATTTGACTAATCGCGGCATCATTAACGCACATCCGAACGGTGCTGCCGATCTCAAGTCTGTAGGGTATGCCGTGACGGATTTGGAAGAAGCAACAGCACGTTGGCAAAGCTGGTTTGGGTGGGAGAAGAGCGAAGTATTCCACGATAAAGAATTGGGGGCCATCTGCCAAGCATTTGAACTTCCGGGTGGAAATGTAGTACTTTGCCAACCGACTGAGGAGGGAATGGCGCAGACTGCATGGAAAAAACGCGGGCAAAGACCGTTTTTTGCGAGGTTGGCAGGAGGAGGGACGAATAGTGAGTATAAGATTGGTGGAGGATATTACTTTCTAGCAGAGCTGGAATAG
- a CDS encoding DinB family protein gives MLRRPERDEYAAYFDYYMGLVPEGELQTILTQQGERIVALFSSLAPEQIDYRYAPGKWTVKEVLGHLIDAERIMSYRLLRIARGDQTPLVGFDENAFVEHGCFQLRDLSDLLEEYKAVRASTIALVRGISPEAWLRTGLANGNKLSARTLAYVIVGHEAHHTRILKERYLG, from the coding sequence ATGCTCAGACGACCAGAGCGCGATGAATACGCTGCTTATTTTGACTATTACATGGGTCTTGTACCGGAGGGGGAGCTCCAAACGATCCTCACGCAGCAAGGAGAGAGGATCGTCGCATTATTTTCGTCCCTTGCCCCCGAGCAAATTGATTATCGGTATGCGCCAGGCAAATGGACGGTTAAAGAGGTGTTGGGTCATCTCATCGATGCAGAACGCATCATGAGCTATCGCTTGCTGAGAATCGCGAGAGGAGATCAGACACCCCTCGTCGGTTTTGATGAGAATGCTTTTGTTGAACACGGGTGTTTTCAGCTAAGAGACCTGTCTGATTTACTGGAAGAGTATAAGGCTGTCCGTGCTTCCACCATCGCTTTGGTGCGAGGAATCTCTCCAGAAGCGTGGTTGCGTACAGGACTTGCCAACGGAAACAAGCTATCTGCAAGGACATTGGCCTATGTGATTGTTGGACATGAAGCTCATCACACTCGCATTTTGAAAGAGCGGTATTTGGGGTAA
- the ltrA gene encoding group II intron reverse transcriptase/maturase, with translation MELLEKVLSRENLLVALERVERNKGSAGIDSVSTEQLRDYIREHWLTIKEQIMKGTYKPSPVRRVEIPKTDGGVRLLGIPTVIDRLIQQAILQVLTPIFDPHFSESSFGFRPNRSAHDAMRQAQSYISEGYRFVVDMDLEKFFDRVNHDILMSRVARKVKDKALLKLIRAYLQAGIMINGVCLSAVEGTPQGGPLSPLLANILLDDLDKELEKRGHRFCRYADDSNIYVKTKRAGERVKESIQNYLEKVLKLKVNEQKSAVDRPWKRKFLGFSFTNAKQARIRLHPKSLLKLKEKIRFITNPVWSISMDERIGKLNQYLMGWVGYFALADAKKILQSIEEWIRRRLRLCLWSQWKRIKTRYRELRSLGLSHVQAIEIANTRKGAWRSTKTPQIHKALGVAYWQQQGLKSLVQRYSVLRQA, from the coding sequence ATGGAGTTGTTGGAGAAAGTCCTATCACGGGAAAATCTATTAGTGGCGCTCGAAAGAGTGGAGAGAAACAAAGGATCGGCGGGAATCGACAGTGTTTCAACCGAACAACTGCGCGATTATATCCGTGAACACTGGTTAACCATTAAAGAACAGATTATGAAAGGAACCTATAAACCTTCCCCTGTCCGCAGAGTCGAAATCCCGAAAACTGACGGAGGGGTAAGGTTATTAGGTATTCCTACCGTGATAGATCGCTTAATCCAACAAGCCATTCTCCAAGTTCTTACTCCCATATTCGATCCCCACTTTTCAGAATCGAGTTTCGGATTCCGACCGAATCGCAGTGCGCATGACGCTATGAGACAGGCACAATCTTATATTTCCGAAGGATATCGCTTTGTCGTAGATATGGACTTAGAGAAATTCTTCGACCGGGTAAATCACGATATTTTAATGAGTCGGGTTGCCCGAAAAGTAAAAGACAAAGCTTTGTTGAAACTTATTCGCGCATACTTACAAGCAGGCATCATGATCAATGGAGTCTGCCTCTCGGCAGTAGAAGGCACACCACAAGGTGGCCCGCTTAGTCCGTTATTGGCGAACATCCTGCTTGACGACTTGGATAAAGAGCTGGAAAAGAGAGGACATCGCTTTTGTAGATATGCAGACGATAGCAACATCTACGTGAAAACAAAGCGGGCGGGAGAACGGGTAAAAGAGAGTATCCAAAACTACTTGGAGAAGGTACTTAAGCTAAAAGTAAATGAGCAGAAAAGTGCAGTGGATCGACCTTGGAAACGTAAGTTCCTCGGTTTCAGTTTCACTAACGCAAAGCAAGCAAGGATTCGGCTTCATCCAAAATCACTTCTGAAGTTGAAAGAGAAAATCCGCTTCATCACAAATCCGGTATGGAGCATCTCTATGGATGAAAGGATTGGGAAGCTAAACCAGTATCTCATGGGATGGGTTGGATATTTCGCCCTTGCAGATGCAAAGAAAATTCTACAATCCATCGAAGAATGGATACGGCGCAGACTCCGACTTTGCTTGTGGTCTCAGTGGAAGCGAATAAAAACCCGATATCGAGAACTTCGTTCTCTGGGTTTATCACACGTCCAAGCAATAGAAATTGCAAACACCCGAAAGGGTGCGTGGCGTTCCACAAAGACTCCTCAAATACACAAAGCCCTCGGAGTTGCATACTGGCAACAACAAGGGCTGAAAAGTTTAGTACAACGATATTCTGTTCTTCGTCAAGCTTGA
- a CDS encoding cyclase family protein, with the protein MKMYDVTAIVYEGMTVYKNKPEKQPKIRTATNGYVTESRIDMDLHTGTHVDAPLHMVNAGDTFESISLEKLVGKCKVLDLTAVEDRITRADLESFDLERGDFVLFKTKNSFEEAFSFEFIFLSEEGAEYVSELGVRGIGTDALGIERSQEGHPTHKKLFAAGVIVVEGLRLAEVPPGEYFLVAAPLKLVGTDAAPARVLLFEGLHSNLSIETE; encoded by the coding sequence ATGAAAATGTATGATGTAACCGCCATCGTGTACGAAGGAATGACGGTGTATAAAAACAAGCCGGAAAAGCAGCCGAAAATACGTACCGCTACCAACGGTTATGTAACAGAATCGAGAATCGACATGGACCTCCACACAGGTACCCATGTGGATGCTCCCCTGCATATGGTGAATGCTGGTGATACATTTGAGAGTATTTCCTTGGAGAAGCTAGTGGGCAAGTGTAAAGTTCTTGATCTCACAGCGGTCGAGGACAGGATCACTCGCGCTGACTTGGAGAGCTTCGATCTTGAGCGAGGAGATTTTGTCCTGTTTAAAACGAAAAACTCTTTTGAAGAGGCGTTCTCCTTTGAATTTATCTTTCTGTCTGAAGAGGGTGCGGAATATGTAAGTGAGCTAGGGGTGCGTGGCATTGGTACCGATGCACTTGGAATCGAACGCAGCCAGGAAGGTCACCCCACCCATAAAAAATTGTTTGCAGCGGGAGTCATTGTCGTGGAAGGCTTGCGGCTAGCAGAGGTCCCGCCAGGCGAGTATTTTCTGGTAGCTGCACCACTCAAGCTGGTCGGCACGGATGCAGCCCCGGCAAGGGTCCTATTGTTTGAAGGTTTACATAGTAACTTGTCTATTGAAACTGAATGA